In Deltaproteobacteria bacterium, the sequence GGGTGCCGGTCGTCACGCTCGGCCAGCAACAGCACGCGCTTGGCGGCCACCAGATCGGCGCGCGTGAGCAGCTCCTCCTCGTCGGCCGGCCGCGCGCGATAGGCCACCCGCGAGAAGCCACCGTCGCGCATGAAGTCGGGCGCCTCGTCGGGCACGCCGACCACCACGAAGCGCGGGCGCGTGACGCCGCGGCGGCGCAGGTCCGCGAACCATCGCCGCGACAGGACCCGCGAGTCCGACGGGAACAGCTTGCGGTAGTACGCGAGCAGCTCCTGCAGCAGCCGCCGGGTCGACGGCGTGAGGTTGACGATCACCGTGTGGCCGCGCAGCCCTGGCGAGCGGTTGCGCGAGTGCTCGACCAGCTCGCGCACGACGTCGCTGCCGAGGCCGATGAGGAACGAGATGAGCAACAGCCCGAACACCGTCAGGCCCAGGCTCACCATCACCGCCGCCAGTACGTTGGGCGACTCCAGCATGTTGCCGGGATCCTGGACCTGCCGGAACGACCACCAAAGCAGCACCCAGAAGCGTTGATCTTGGCGATCGATCACGCCGTCGTAGTTGGCGTCGAACTCGGCGCCGTCGGTGTAGTGCAGCACCACCGCGCCGGCGAGCGACATGCCCGCGACCACCACGCCCATCAGCGCGACCTGCCGCAGCCGCTCGCGGCGTGCGAGGATCTGCCAGGTGTCGCCGAGCAGACGGCTCCAGTAGCCGATCAGCGCGAGCAGACGCAGCAGCCGTGCGACCCGCAGGAACCGCGCGCCGCCGCCGGCCACCGTCAGCGGCACGAACGAGAGCAGCGCGAGCGCGTCGACGGCCAGCAGCGCGATCGCAGCGCCGCGCGGGCGCAGCGGTGGCTGATCGACCAGCTCCGGCGCGACGCCGAACGTGGACGGCACCGACGGCCGCGTGGTCGCCGACACCGCCAACACCCGCGCGACGAACTCGGCCGCGAACACCAGCAGGAACACCGGCTCGAGCCGCTCGAACCACGGCACCGGCAGCAGGCTCGCGATGATCGCGACGCTGAGCAGCGCACGCGCGAGCGTGCGTTCGAGCACCCGGTCGCAGACCAAGCCCCAGCGGTAGACCCGCACGGCGAACGCGGACTGCATGTCGGAACGACTCGTGCGCGAGGGTACCAAAGCCGTGGGCACGCGTGGGCGCGTCGCAGCCCGGCATGGGCGCCGCCGACACCCCACCGTCGCGTGCTACGTTCGCCGCCGTTCCAACGTACACCCTTCGGGCGTCCGACGGCACGAACTCCCCGGCCCCACCCGCGTGCGACCAGCGAGCCCGGCCCCCTCCGGCACGCCACGACCCAGACCGTGAGAAGCCAAGCGACGTGACCACCCGCATCGAAACCGACAGCATGGGCGAAATCGAGGTCGGCAGCGACCACTACTGGGGCGCACAGACCGAGCGTTCGCTGCACCACTTCGACATCGGCGACGACACCTTCGGGCGCCCGATGATCCGCGCGCTGGGCCTGCTCAAGAAGGCCGCCGCGCAGACCAACGGCGCGCTCGGCCAGCTCACGGCCGACAAGGTCGAGCTCATCGCGCGTGCGGCCGACGAGGTCATCGAAGGCAAGCTCGATCGGCACTTCCCGCTGCACGTGTGGCAGACCGGCAGTGGCACCCAGAGCAACATGAACGCCAACGAGGTCATCAGCAACCGCGCGATCGAGCTCGCCGGTGGCGTGATGGGCAGCAAGAAGCCGATCCACCCCAACGACGACGTCAACCGCGGGCAGTCGAGCAACGACACCTTCCCGACCGCCATGCACATCGCCGCCGGCGAGCAGACGGTGCACCACCTGCTGCCCCACGTCCGCGCCCTGCGCGACGCGTTGTCAGGCAAGGCCGCCGCGTTCGCCGACGTCGTCAAGGTCGGTCGCACGCACCTGCAGGACGCGACCCCGGTGACCCTCGGCCAGGAAATCTCCGGCTGGGTCGACCAGCTCGACCACGCCATCGCCGGCGTCGAGCAGGCCCTGCCCCAGGTCTGGGAGCTCGCGCTCGGCGGCACCGCGGTCGGCACCGGCCTCAACACCCACCCCGAGTTCGCGGTGAAGGCCGCCGCCGCGATCGCGGGCCTGACCGGGCTGCCGTTTTGCTCGGCACCCAACAAGTTCGCCGCGCTCGCCGGCCACGAGGCGCTCACGGCCTTGCACGGCAGCTACAAGGTGTTGGCCTGCGCGCTGAACAAGATCGCCAACGACGTGCGCTGGCTGGCCTCGGGCCCGCGCTCGGGCATCGGCGAGATCACCATCCCCGAGAACGAGCCCGGCTCGTCGATCATGCCCGGCAAGGTGAACCCGACCCAGTCCGAGGCCATGACCATGGTGTGCGCCCAGGTGATGGGCAACGACGTCGCCGTGAACATCGGTGCGATGAGCGGCAACTTCGAGCTCAACGTGTTCAAGCCGCTCATCGTCCACAACGTGCTGCACTCGGCGCGCCTGCTCGGCGACGCGTGCCGTGGCTTCCGCGAGTTCTGTGCGGTCGGCATCGAGCCCAACCTGCCGCGGATCGCCTCGAACCTCGAGCGCAGCCTGATGGTCGTCACCGCGCTGAACCCCCACATCGGCTACGACGCCGCCGCCAAGATCGCCAAGAAGGCCCACAAGGACGGCACGACCCTGCGCGAGGCCGCGATCGCCCTCGCGCTGGTCTCGGCCGAGGACTTCGATCGCTTCGTCGATCCCAGGAAGATGGTGTAGCCCCATGAGCAATCCCCTGTCGAAGATCGAGTTCGCGGTCCCGTTCACGGAGATCCGCGCCGAGCACGTCGAGCCCGCCGTCGATGGGTGGCTGCAGCAGGCGAAGGACGGCATCGCGGCGATCGCCGACGACACCGCGCCACCCGACTACGACCGCACGCTCGGCGCGCTCGAGGACTCGGGCCTCGGGCTCGAGTACGCGATGGGCGTGGTCGGGCACCTCGAGTCGGTGGTCACCGACGACGCGCTGCGCGAGGCCTACAACGCAGTGCAGCCGAAGGTCGCGGCGTTCTCGTCGTCGATCCCGCTGCACCCGGGGCTGTGGCGGCGCCTGCGAGCGCTGGCCGACAGCCCGGCGGCGGCCGGGCTCGATCCGACCCGTCGGCGGCACCTCGACAAGACCATGGACCAGTTCCGCCGTCACGGCGCCGAGCTGGACGACGCCGGCAAGGCGCAGCTGCAAGAGCTCGACGTCGCGCTGGCGATGGCGACGACCAAGTTCTCCGAACACGTGCTCGACAGCACCAACGCGTGGGAGCTCGTGGTCACGCAGGAGCGCATGCTCGCCGGCCTGCCCGAGTCGGCGCTCGCGGCCGCGCGCGCCAGCGCGAGCGCGAAGGGCAAGGCCGGCTTCCGCTTCACGTTGCAGGCGCCGTCGCTGCTGCCGGTGATGACCTACCTCGACGATCCCGGCATCCGTCGCGACGTGTGGCACGCCGCCAACACGCGGGCGACCGCCGGCGAGTGGGACAACCGCCCGGTGATGGCGGAGATCCTCGCGCTGCGCCGCCGCAAGGCCGCGCTGCTCGGCTTCGGCGACTTCGCCGACTTCGCGTTGGTCGACCGCATGGCCAAGACCGGCGCGCGTGCGAAGGCCTTCGTCGACGAGCTGCGCGGGCGCACCGAGGCCGCGTTCGTGCGCGAGCAAGAGGACTTGCTGGCGTTCCGCCGCGAGCGCGAGGGCGCCTCGGCGCCGGCGCTGCAGCCGTGGGACGTGCCCTACTGGGCCGAGCTGCAGCGCCGCGATCGCTACGACTTCGACGACGAGGCACTGCGCCCCTACTTCGCGCTGCCGGCGGTGATGCAGGGGTTGTTCGCCATCGCCGAGCGGCTGTACGGCGTGCGCATCACACCCGAGCGCGCGCTGCCGGTGTGGCACCCCGACGTGCAGGCCTACCGCATCGACGACGAGCACGGCACGCAGATCGGCGCCTTCTATGTCGACGCGTACCCACGCGAGACCAAGCGCGACGGCGCGTGGATGAACGGCCTCATCACCGGCCACCCCACGCCCGACGGCTTCGCGCCGCACCTCGGGCTCATGTGCGCCAACCTGACGCCGCCGCTCGACGGGCGGCCGTCGCTGCTGGTCCACCGCGAGGTCGAGACGCTCGCGCACGAGTTCGGCCACCTGCTCCACCACCTGCTGTCGCGCGTCAGCGTGCGCAGCTTGGGCGGCACCAACGTCGCGTGGGACTTCGTCGAGCTGCCGTCGCAGATCATGGAGAACTGGTGCTGGGAGCGCGAGGCGCTGGACCTGTTCGCGCGCCACATCGACACCGGCGAGACCATCCCCGAGCGACTGCTGCAGCCGATGCGGCGCGCCCGGACCTTCCGCGCCGCGTCCGCGATGATGCGGCAGCTGGGCTTCTGCGACGTCGACCTGTCGCTGCACACCGCGTACGACCCGGCGGTGCACGGCGACGTCGTGCAGTATGCCCGCGGCATCATGGCCCGCTACACGCCCGCGCCGCTGCCCGACGACTACGCGATGATCGCCAGCTTCGGTCACCTGTTCGCGCACCCGGTCGGCTACGCCGCCGGCTACTACTCGTACAAGTGGGCCGAGGTCCTCGACGCCGACGCGTTCGACCGCTTCCTGCAAGACGGCCTCTTCGATCGCGGCGTCGGCGATGCCTTCCGTCGCACGATCCTCGAGGCCGGCGACAGCCGCGATCCCGCGATCCTGTTCCGCGAGTTCCGCGGCCGCGATCCCGATGTCGAGCCGTTGCTGCGTCGCTCGGGTCTGCTGTGAGCCGACCTGGCGGGCAGGCGGCGGCAAGCGCCCGGCTTTCGACTATGATCGCGGTGCTGCCATGCCGCGCGTGACCGAGGGCCCGCTCGCGGGCATGTACCTGCCGGACTACGGCGGCGGCTCCACCGTGGAGCTGCTGGCGTCGATCGTCCGCAGCCGCGGCGGCCACTCGCCCCACCCCGACCTGCAGCAGCTGCCGAGCGCCGAGCTCGCGCGGTCGCGGTGCGTGCTGTACCTCGTGGTCGACGGGCTCGGCCTCGCACAGCTCGAGCGTCACCTCGCGCGCGGCCAGGGCCAGCGCTTCTTCGCACGCCACCCCCACCACGCGATCTCGACGGTGTTCCCGGCGACCACCGCCGCGGCGGTCACCACCTTCGACACCGGCGCGAGCCCGTGCGAGCACGGCATCCTCTCGTGGTACCTGCACCTGCCCGACCACGGCGTCATCGCCACGGTGCTGCGCACGACCACGCGGGTCGGCACGCCGCTGTTCCCCGAGGGCTTCGACCTCGCGGGCTACTACGCGGTGCCGTCGTACGTCGCGAGTGCGGCCGACCACGCCGGGCTGCTCTCGTGGGGCGACATCATCGACACGCAGTTCGGCAAGGCCGGCACCCGCTGGCAGGATCGCCGCCGCTACGACGACCTCGCGGGCCTGGTCGCGTGCGCCAGCGCCTTTGCAGCCGAGCCGGGACGCCGCTTCGCGTACGTCTACTGGCCCCGCTACGACGGCCTGTGCCACGAGAAGGGCTGTCGCGATCCCGAGGTCGATCGGCACTTCGACGACATCGACGCCGCGCTCGCGCAGCTGGTCGAGCGACTCGCGGGCACCGACACCACGCTGTGCGTGCTCGCCGACCACGGCCTGGTCGACGCCGACCGCGAGCACTGCATCGACCTCGCGACGGTGCCGGGCCTGCGCGACACCCTGGCGACCGCGCCGGCCGGTGATCAGCGACAGATGTCGCTGTTCCTGCGGCCGCGTCGACTGGCCGCGTTCGACGAGGTCTATGCGCAGCACCTCGCCCACGCGTGCATCCGCGTCGACGGCGAGGCGCTGCTGGCGGCCGGCGCGTTCGGGCCCGGCACACCCCACCCCGCGCTGCACCAGCGCGTCGGCGACGTGGTGCTGCTGTGCCGGGAGGGCTGGCAGATGGTCTACACGCCGCCGGGCACGCCACCGGTGTTCATGCCGGGCAGCCACGGCGGCATGTCGGAGGCCGAGATCCGCATCCCCCCTGGTGGTCGTGCCCTGCCCGTCCGAGACGCCCCCGCCATGACCACCGTCCGCATCGGCATCTCCGCCAACTTCTTCCACGCCGATCCCGAGCGGGCCGTGTTCCGCCACAAGACCCTGCAGTTCGTCGAGGAGCGCATGGCCCACGCGCTGTGGCGCGCCGGGGCGGTGCCGTTGATGCTGCCGCACCTGCACGACGACGCCGGCCACGACGCCGTGCTCGCCACGGTCGACGGGCTCGTGCTCGCCGGCGGCGCCGACGTCAGCCCGACCAGCTACGGCGAGACCCCGCAGAAGGACGCGTGGCGCGGCGACGCGGTGCGCGACGCGTACGAGTGCGCGCTCATCGAGCGCGCCATCGTCGGCGACGTCCCGGTGCTCGGCATCTGCCGCGGCATCCAGGTGCTCAACGTCGCGCTCGGCGGGACGCTGTGGCAGGACATCGGCACACAGGTCGAGGGCGCGCTGGTGCACCGCGACTGGCAGCGCTACGATCAGACCGGCCACGCGCTCCGCCTCGATCCATCGTCGTGGGTCGCGCGCTGCTACGGTGGCGTCGACGCGCTCGCGGTCAACAGCGTCCACCATCAGGGGATTCGCCTCCTGTCGCCGCGGCTGCGCGCGACCGCGTGGGCACCCGACGGCATCGTCGAGGCCGCCGAGCTGACGGGCGACCGCTTCGCAGTCGGCGTGCAGTGGCACCCCGAGTGGCTCGAAGCCGCGCGTCTACGCGGGGATCCCGACGCAGCGGGCTGGGCGGACGGCGCGGCGATCTTCCGCGCCTTCGTCGAGACCTGTGCGACCCGGGCGCGAGGCCGCTGCTGAGCGTTGCTGGCGATTTTTCTTTATCCTGGGGCGATGCACCTGTCGGCTCCGTCGCCCTGCACTGCGCTGTGCAAACTGGTGGTCGCCGCGCTCGCGCTGGCCGGCGGCCCGGCGTGCGGCGACGCGGGCAGCGGTGACGGTGGTCGCGGCGACAGCAGTGGCGCGGTGGAGGACAGCGGCACGCAAGACGGCAGCTCGGGCGTGCACGCCGACGACGCCGGCTCCGCGAGCGACGGTGCCGAGAGTGGTGGCGTCGACGGCAGTGGCGGCGCCGACAGCAGCGGTGACGGCAGCACCGGCACCACCGGCGGCGGCCCTGGTTGCCCCGCGATCCCGTCCTGCGATGCGCCGCCACCCAACCCGGGTCCCAACATGCCGTGGCAGGACTCGCAGTCGTACCTCGTGGCCGCGAGCGGTGGCCCGACCCATCGCGGCCGCGACATGTTCTACAACCCCGGCGACGAGCAGTGGGTGCTGGCGAAGTTCGCCTACGGCGCGACCGACTGGGACCTCGAGGGCGAACGTGTCGATCTGTTCCTGCTGCGCGATTGCGGCGACGACTGGGAGGCGCTGGGATCGATCGACACCACCTACGAGTCGAATCCCCACGCCACCGTCGAGGGCGTCGAAGACACCGGCGGGCGGGTCTACTTCTCGATCCCAGCTGCCTCGGCGCTGGGCCTGGGCCGCCACCGCGTGCACATGATCGTGCGCGGCGACGGCACCAGCGCGGACGCCTTCATCGAGATCGTCGAGCCCGGCACACCGATCGTCGTGAGCGACATCGATGGCACGCTGACGACCTACGAGACCGAGGAGTTCGTGGCGTTGCTCTCGGGCGCCACGCCGGACGTCAACCCGCACGCCCCCGAGGCACTCGCGGCCCTGGTCGCGCACGGCTACCGCCCGATGTACCTCACCGCGCGGCCGGAGTTCCTCGGCGCCCGCACCCAGGAGTTCGTCGTCGAACGCGGACTGCCGCCGGGCATCGTGCACACCACGCTCAACTTCACCGGTGCGCTGGGCTCGGCCGCAACCGGCTACAAGCTCGCCGAGCTCACCGAGCTCGCCGCGCGGGGCCTGGTGCCGAGCTGGGGCTTCGGCAACACCAGCAGCGATGGCGACGCCTACGAAGCCGCCAGCATCGCGCCGGTCGACCATCGCGTGTTCTTCCAATACGACGACACCCACGGCGGTCGACGGATCGAGGACTACGCGGAGTTGGTCGCCGAGTTCGAGGCGTTGCCCGACGTCTGCATGCCGTAGTGCGCGACGGGTGGTCGAACCGCGGCGTGCGTGGGAGCTAGTACCTCGATCCCTGTGTCGAGGTACTAGGCTGTGTCCGGTTTCCCATCAAGCCCCGAAGATGCGTAGATAGCGGTGGATGAAGGCAAGCCGGACCATCCCGCCGAAGTTGATGGCGGTCTTCTCGAAGCGGGTCACCACGCGTCGCGACTCCTTGAGCCAGCCGATGAGGCACTCGACGATGCTGCGGCGCCTGTAGAGGCGCTTGTTGAAGGCGACCGGGCGCAGCGCTCGAGTCTCGTTGTGCTTCGTGGGGATCACCGGTGTGATCCCCAGGGCGAGGAGATACCTATCGATCCACTCCGCGCGGTAGCCCTTGTCGCCTGCGAGTGCCAACGGCCACTCCATGACGACACCTCGATCATCATGCAGTGCTTCGTCAGCACCTTGAAGGACCGGCGCGAGCATCGGTCCGTCGTGGGCTTGTCCGGCGCTGAGCTCGAAGTGGAGTGGGTGGCCCTCAACGTCACACAGGATGTGGATCTTCGTGCCCCAGCCCCCGCGGGAGCGCCCCAGAGCGTGATCCGCTGGCTCCTGCGGATCGGATCTTTTCCCCCGCCGCTGCTGCAGCGCGCAGCTCGAATCGATGTCCCGTCGATGCACCACAACTCGGAGGGGTCCGCGTCGTGCGGGACGGCGATGCTCCGCAATCGCCGAAGTACGCGGTCGAACGTCTCGTCCTTCGTCCACTTGTCGAAGAAGTCCCAGGCGGTCGACCATGGGCCGAAGCACTCCGGTAGGTCTCGCCACGGAGCCCCAGTTCGCAACACCCAGAAGATCGCGTCGAGCATGAGACGACGATCCCGCGGCCGCCGACCGGTCTTGAAGTTGTTCGTCGGGAACAGGTCCCCGATCAGCTCCCACTGCGCGTCGGTAAGGCGGTGGCGAGGCATGCCCGTCGTGGTCATGCCCCCCTTGGATCACGGATCCCCGATCCGCCCAAGAATTTGACGGTTTCGGGGAAACCGGACACAGCCTAGAAGCGCAGCACCACGCCGCCGGGGCCGAGCACCGCGCGGCGCGTCGACTTGCGCGCGCGGCTGCGATCGAGCGCGAGCAGCACCGCGCCGGTCACGAGCAACGCACCGCCGACGGCGACCATGGCGATGCCGATCGGCTTGGTGCCGACGCGCTCGACGCGTTCCTGTCCGTCGCTGGTGATCTTGGGTCGCAGCGCCAGCAACGGCACGCCGACCGCGAGCCCGATCACGGCGCCACCGGCCAGCAAGCCCACGCCGGCCTTGCCGAGCTTGCCCAGGGGCGCGCGCCCCTGCTCGCGCCCGGCCACCGGCTCGTCGAGCGGCCGCGGTGGCGGCGGCTGCGTCTGCGGCGGCAGCTGCTCGACGACCCGCACGATCGCCGCGCCGACGTGCTCGACCAGCTCGGCCTCGGTGCACAGCTCGCACAGCGACACGCCGTCGGTGCCCGCGACCACGGCCTCGCCCCGCCACGCGCCGAAGCGACAGCGATAGCCCGGCGACTCACCGAGCGACTCGATCGCGATCAGGATCCGCGGGTCGCCGGGGCTGCGCGCCGGCAACACCTCGTGATCCCGCAGCAGCGCCTCGCCCCGCACCCGGATGCGCTCGGCCAGCGCCGCGCCGGCGTCACCCCCGGCGACCTCGACGTCGAGCTTCGCGCGGACCACCGTCGTGGCGACCGTCGGGATGGGCTCGGCCGTCGGCGCGGCCGCGAGCGTGGAACGGGGCAGCGCGAGCAGCGACGCCAACGCGAACGCGGTGAGACTGCGTGCGAGCATGCGAGTGGGCGCGGGCATCATCGAACACGGCGGCGCGCGGCGCAACGCCGACCGCCCACCGTGACGCCGACCGGGCGCGTCAGCCCGCCGCCCGCGCAGCGCAGCCCGCCGCGAGCTTCTTCACCGCTGGATCGCTGGCGGCGGCGCCGACCTTCGCACACTCCGCGAAGCGCTCCTTCTCGAACAGCGCACGCACCCGCAGTGCGAGCGCGGGGTTGCGGTGGACACCGGTCCAGCACCCGCGCGTGCCGACGTGCACGAGCACGCTCGACCACTCACCCGCACGCTTGGCCGTCTCGGCGGCCTCGCGTGTGGCCTTGCAGGCGGGGCTGTCGACGGTCGCGGGCTTGCGCGCGCCGTCGGTGGCGGACGTCGGTCGCGTGCCACTGGTCGGGGTCTCGGGCGGCGTCACGGTGGGCTCGGCGCTCGCATCGTCGCTCCCGCCGGACGCGGCGTCGCCGGTGCCGTGGGCGGGCCCGTCGTCGGCACCGCTGGGCGCGGTGGTGGTCACGGTCGGCACCGGCACCGGCACCGGCACGGGCGCACCGGTGGCCGGGCCGGCGCCCGCACGCGCGGTCGACAGCGTCTGCGCCGGCACGCCTTCGTCGTCGCCCGGGCCGACGCGCTCCGCCCCGTCGCCGGCGCTCGGACGCAGCAGCCGCCACCCGAGCGCACCGATCATCGCGACCAGCGCGACCGCAGCCACGCCCGCGAGGATCGGCACCGCGCGCGAGGGCGGCGGCACGGGTCGACGCGGCGCCGTGGCGCGCACGCGCACGACCTGCTCGACCCGCGGCTCGGGGATCGGAACCTGCGGCACGATCGGCACCAGCGTGCCGGGCTCCGCCAGGCGCTCGAGTCGCGCGAGCACCTCGGCAGCATCGCGGGGCCGCGCGTTCGGATCGATCTCGAGGCAGTCGCGCACGAGCTGCGCCAGCGCAGGCGACAGATCCGGGCATGCCTCGAGCAGCGAGGGCGCCGGCTCGGTGGCCTTGCGCGCGAGCACCTCGATGAAGTTCTCCGACGAGAACGGCGGCCGCCCGGCCAGCAGCTCGTAGAGCATCGCTCCGATCGCATACACGTCGACGCGCTCGGTCGGCGCGCGGCCCTTGGCCTGTTCGGGCGCCATGTACTCCGGCGTGCCCAGGGCGTGCCCAGGCTGGGTGAGGCGGCGGTCCTCGGCGATGCGCTCGGCGCTGGCCGAGATGCCGAAGTCGAGCACCTTGACGATCTCGGCGTCGCCACGCTGCACGAGCATGACGTTGTCGGGCTTGAGATCGCGGTGGATGATGCCGACCGCGTGGGCCGCCGCGACCGCGCGCGCCACGTCGCGCATGATCGTCACCGCGCGGGTCGGCAACAGCCGCCGACACGACACCAGCTCCTCGTAGAGCGAGCGGCCGAGCAGATACTCCATCACGATGTAGAGCCGACCGTCGGGCAGCGTGCCGGCGTCGAACACCTCGATGATGTTGGGATGGCCGGCCGCGCTCGCGGCACGGGCCTCCTCGCGGAAGCGCCGCGCGACGGTCTCGTGCGCGCTCCACTCGTGGGTGAGGACCTTGACCGCGACCTTGCGCCCGACCGTGACGTGCTCGGCGAGGTAGACCGTGCCCATGCCACCACGACCGAGGGCCGCCTCGACGCGGTAGCGCTCGGCGATCACGACGCCGGCGGGAATCTCCTCGGCGCCGATCCACGCCGGGACCCCCGCGAGCTCGCGGGTCGGCGCACCGGTGTCGCCGCGCCGGAACACGCCGGTGTCGGGCTGCGAGATGCGTGTGAGCAGCTCGCCGAGCCGCGCATGATCGCGGCCCTGACTGTCGGGGAACAGCCCGCGCATGAACTCGGCGAGCTTCTCTTGATCGGTCTGCGGTGCGTTGGCGACCAGCCAGTCCGACAGCGCACGCATGAACTCGCCGGCGTCGCCGTAGCGATCCTCGGGGCGGATCGCGAGCGCGCGCACGACGATCGCGTCGAGCTGCGGATCGACGCGCCGGCTGAACGCCGACGGCGGGGTGGCGCTGAAGCGTGCGACCGCGTTGGTGTCCATGCCGGCCTCGCGCAGCGGACGACCGGTGATGAGCTCCCACAGCACCACGCCGCAGCTGTACACGTCGGCGCGCCCGTCGAGCTCGCCCCGCGTGGCCTGCTCGGGCGCCATGTAGCCGACCTTGCCGAACACCAGGCCCGGCATCGTGTTGGTCACCTTGAGCGCACTGGTGGCGAGCCCGAAGTCGGCGACCCGCACGGCGCCGGCCCAGTCGACGAGCAGGTTCGACGGCGACACGTCGCGGTGCACCAACGAGAGCCCACCGAAGCCGTGCGCGTAGTGGAGCCCGCGCAGGGCCTCGCGCACGATGTAGACCGACAGCGGCACCGGGAACGCCCGGCCGATCTCGGCGCAGCGATCCCAGAGATCGGCGAGGTCTCGCCCCTCGCACAGCTCCATCACGATGTAGGGCTGGCCGTCCTGCTCGCCGGCCTCGCGCACGTCGACGAGGTTGTTGTGGTGCAGCCGCACCACCAACGCGGCCTCGTCGAGGAAGCGGCGCCGGTAGTCGACGTCGGCGACGTCGGGGCGCAGCAGCTTGACTGCGCACAGCCGCGCGAGCGCACCGGTGCCTTGCGCAGCGACGTAGACCTGCGCCATCCCGCCCTCGCCGAGTCGCGCGAGCAGCGTGAGCTTCCCGAGCGCCTGCGGCGGATCGAGCCGCTGCAGCGACTCCATCACCATCGGCACACAAGCTAGCACGCACCCGGGCGGTTTGAGTATGCTTCTGGCGCGTACGCCCGCGTTTGTCGCGAGCGTGACGCCCCCGACAGCCGCCCACGCTGCCCCTCCCGCTCCGGCATGCACGCCCACGGAGCTCCCCGACCACGAACGACCCTCGCCGCGGCCCGCAGCACCCCCCACCCGTTGCCCCCGCGAGCCGCGCGTGGGCGACCCCGACCACGGCCAGATCGCCAGCTGGCGCCCCACGAGCCTCCGCCACCCGTCGCATGACCACCGCAGAGAATCCCCAGCAGCCCGGCGACGGCGATGCACCCGCGAGCCCGGCGGACCGCAGCGCCAGCGCCAGCCACAGCAGCGCCAGCCTGCACGGCCACGCCGGCGTGCTGTACTTCGATCCGAATCCCACTGCGGCCAAGCTCGCGACCGCGGGTCTGCGCCTGGCCGGCTACAACGTGCTGCACGCGAGCAACCTCGATCAAGCGGTCGAGCTGTGCCGCACCCGCGGGCCCGCCGGTGATCGCTCGATCGCCGCACTGCTGCTCGACACCGCCACTGCGCCGGCGGTCAGTGCCGCAGTGCTGCGCGCGCTGCTCGAGGTGCCGGGGGGATCCGAGCTGCCAGGCATGTTGCTGGTCTCGCGCGCCAACCCGGTGCCGTTCCCCGGCGCCGAGTCGCTGCCGTGCCTCAAGCGCCCGTTCACGACGCCGGCGCTGCTCAAGTTCCTGCGCGAGTCGATCGACGTCGCGCCGCCGCCACGGCCAGTCCGCGCCCGTGCCACCCGCGACGAGGCGGTGCTGCGGCTCGAGCTCGCGCTGCAGCAACACTTCCCCGAGCTCGAGCCCGACAACGACACCCTGCGACGGCTGCACGCGACGCTCGCCAACCTCGCGGAGCTGCCGACCTTGGCCTCGGGCGTGACGCTGCAGGCCGAGCTGGGCCCGACCAAGCTCGAGTCGCTGCTCGAGGTGCTCGACGCCGACGGTGCGCGCGGCGTGCTGACGGTCGAGCGACGCGGCACGACCGCGCGCCTGCACGTCGACCGCGGACGCATCCGCATGGCCGAGGCCGAAGGCGACGAGGACCTGCGACTGCAACGCTTCGTGCTCGAGCTGCGCGCCACGACCGACAGCGCGCTGGTCAGCCTCGGCCACGACGACGATCCACAGGCCCGTCCGCTGGCGCTGCGGTTGCTGCAGGACGGGTACCTGCGCGCCGACGAGCTGTCGACGGCACTGTGCAACCAGGCCCGCGAGATCACCTGCCAGGCGATGGGCTGGAGCGGCGGACGCA encodes:
- a CDS encoding phosphatidylinositol transfer protein, whose protein sequence is MHLSAPSPCTALCKLVVAALALAGGPACGDAGSGDGGRGDSSGAVEDSGTQDGSSGVHADDAGSASDGAESGGVDGSGGADSSGDGSTGTTGGGPGCPAIPSCDAPPPNPGPNMPWQDSQSYLVAASGGPTHRGRDMFYNPGDEQWVLAKFAYGATDWDLEGERVDLFLLRDCGDDWEALGSIDTTYESNPHATVEGVEDTGGRVYFSIPAASALGLGRHRVHMIVRGDGTSADAFIEIVEPGTPIVVSDIDGTLTTYETEEFVALLSGATPDVNPHAPEALAALVAHGYRPMYLTARPEFLGARTQEFVVERGLPPGIVHTTLNFTGALGSAATGYKLAELTELAARGLVPSWGFGNTSSDGDAYEAASIAPVDHRVFFQYDDTHGGRRIEDYAELVAEFEALPDVCMP
- a CDS encoding DUF4388 domain-containing protein, yielding MTTAENPQQPGDGDAPASPADRSASASHSSASLHGHAGVLYFDPNPTAAKLATAGLRLAGYNVLHASNLDQAVELCRTRGPAGDRSIAALLLDTATAPAVSAAVLRALLEVPGGSELPGMLLVSRANPVPFPGAESLPCLKRPFTTPALLKFLRESIDVAPPPRPVRARATRDEAVLRLELALQQHFPELEPDNDTLRRLHATLANLAELPTLASGVTLQAELGPTKLESLLEVLDADGARGVLTVERRGTTARLHVDRGRIRMAEAEGDEDLRLQRFVLELRATTDSALVSLGHDDDPQARPLALRLLQDGYLRADELSTALCNQAREITCQAMGWSGGRMSFVPSEHLHPVIAELGRGAAELRISEAVLVGLRRLDERAEMGPHVAALDDVFVRVDDEVAKLGRHAFALDELGVLELLNGRNSVKDIARKTRAGTFAVAKVIYRLGRGGLARRATPPVQS
- a CDS encoding serine/threonine protein kinase: MVMESLQRLDPPQALGKLTLLARLGEGGMAQVYVAAQGTGALARLCAVKLLRPDVADVDYRRRFLDEAALVVRLHHNNLVDVREAGEQDGQPYIVMELCEGRDLADLWDRCAEIGRAFPVPLSVYIVREALRGLHYAHGFGGLSLVHRDVSPSNLLVDWAGAVRVADFGLATSALKVTNTMPGLVFGKVGYMAPEQATRGELDGRADVYSCGVVLWELITGRPLREAGMDTNAVARFSATPPSAFSRRVDPQLDAIVVRALAIRPEDRYGDAGEFMRALSDWLVANAPQTDQEKLAEFMRGLFPDSQGRDHARLGELLTRISQPDTGVFRRGDTGAPTRELAGVPAWIGAEEIPAGVVIAERYRVEAALGRGGMGTVYLAEHVTVGRKVAVKVLTHEWSAHETVARRFREEARAASAAGHPNIIEVFDAGTLPDGRLYIVMEYLLGRSLYEELVSCRRLLPTRAVTIMRDVARAVAAAHAVGIIHRDLKPDNVMLVQRGDAEIVKVLDFGISASAERIAEDRRLTQPGHALGTPEYMAPEQAKGRAPTERVDVYAIGAMLYELLAGRPPFSSENFIEVLARKATEPAPSLLEACPDLSPALAQLVRDCLEIDPNARPRDAAEVLARLERLAEPGTLVPIVPQVPIPEPRVEQVVRVRATAPRRPVPPPSRAVPILAGVAAVALVAMIGALGWRLLRPSAGDGAERVGPGDDEGVPAQTLSTARAGAGPATGAPVPVPVPVPTVTTTAPSGADDGPAHGTGDAASGGSDDASAEPTVTPPETPTSGTRPTSATDGARKPATVDSPACKATREAAETAKRAGEWSSVLVHVGTRGCWTGVHRNPALALRVRALFEKERFAECAKVGAAASDPAVKKLAAGCAARAAG
- a CDS encoding IS5 family transposase; amino-acid sequence: MHRRDIDSSCALQQRRGKRSDPQEPADHALGRSRGGWGTKIHILCDVEGHPLHFELSAGQAHDGPMLAPVLQGADEALHDDRGVVMEWPLALAGDKGYRAEWIDRYLLALGITPVIPTKHNETRALRPVAFNKRLYRRRSIVECLIGWLKESRRVVTRFEKTAINFGGMVRLAFIHRYLRIFGA